The genomic DNA CCGCGACATCGGGCAGACGAACGAGATCAAATCGGAAACCCTCTACGTCGAGCCGGGGGTGGGACTGGTCACCGACTCGCCCATCGTCGACACGCACGGAACGGTGCTGATGCCCGCCAAGCCCGGCAACGCGGTGCCGAAACTCGACGCACCGCCCAGGCGCTGAGCTACGCGGTGAATGCCACCTCGTAGGCCACGGCGAAGCGGCGGGCGCCATTGTTGGCGCGGAAGAGTGAGCCACCGTTCTGAGACCAGGTCACCACGCGCAGCAATCGCTTACCCGGAGACAGGCGCTTGGAGATGATGTCGGCGAATGCGGCGCGCAGCCGCTCGAGGTCGCATGTTTCGAAGTCGCGTGCTACGCGAACATCCCACATTGTTTCTTCGACTGGCATCGGCCCAGTGTCAACCCGTGGTTGAGACTATTCGGGACGTCGGCGCGGCGTGCCGCCGTCCAGAAGGTTGCAATTTGGTCACTGCAGTCACACGGCGCCGCGGTAAGGCGGTCAGAGCGGCGCGCCGGCCGCCCACAGATCTGCGATGGAAAGCTCTGCCGCAGCAAGCATCCGGCGCAGCAGCGGCAGGCTCAGCCCGATCACGTTGGACGGGTCACCGTCGATGCCGTCGACGAACCAGCCGCCGAGCCCGTCGAGCGTGAATCCGCCTGCGACACCGAGTGGTTCACCGCTGCGCAGATACGCTTCCAGATCCGCTTCGGTAGGCGAGCCGAAATGCACTGCGGTGACTCCGGTGTCGACGATGCGGTGGCTGACCGACCCATCGCGGACGACGAGCACGGCATGACCGGAGTACAGCTGGGCCGTCCGGCCCGACATGGCCTGCCATTGTCGCCGTGCGGTATCGACGTCTCCGGGCTTACCGCACAACCGTCGGTCGAGAAACAGCATCGAGTCACAACCGATGACGACGCAGTCCGCGGCGATGGCGGCGGGAACCTGGGTGAGCACTTCGTCGGCCTTGGCCGCGGCCAATCCGCTCACCACCCGCTCGGGTGGGGCATCGGCCAACGATGCGATGACGGCATCCTCGTCGACCCCTGACACCACCACCAACGGATCGAGGCCGGCCTGGCGCAGAACGCCAAGCCGGCCCGTCGATGCCGAACCCAGGACGACCCGGGTCATTCAGTGCTCACTAGCGCCGCATGTGGGTGCGTTCCCACAGCGTGATGCGCTGCCAGCTGTAGATCGAGTAGCGCAGCTTGTCCACCGGGTGCCCCCACAGGTTGCGATCCCGCACCACGGGGCCGGCGTCGCCGCCACCTGCGGTACCGAGGACAGCCATCAGCGCGGCCATCTCCGCATCGGTGGGCTGACCGCGCAGCACCTTGATGTGTGCCTCGTGGTTGGCTTGCTGATCAGCCTGAGCCTCGTCGGTGGCGACGTCGGCCTGTACTTCAGCGCTCACAGGGGAATGTTCCCGTGCTTCTTCGGCGGCATCTGAATGATCTTGCGCTCCAACAGCCGCAGCGCATTGGCCACGTACCCGCGGGTGTGCGACGGCGGGATGACCGCGTCGACGTATCCGCGCTCGGCCGCGATGTACGGGTTGACCAGAGTGTCCTCGTAGGTCTGCTGGAGCTCCAGGCGCAGCGCGTCGACGTCTTCGCCATTCTTGGCGGCTTCCTTGAGCTGCGAACGGTAGACGAAGCCCACCGCGCCCGAGGCGCCCATCACGGCGATCTGGGCTGTCGGCCAGGCCACCACCACGTCGGCGCCCATGTCCTTGGAACCCATCACGCAGTACGCGCCGCCGTAGGACTTGCGGGTGATGACGGTGATCTTGGCGACCGTGGCCTCGCCGTAGGCGTAGAGCAGCTTGGCGCCGCGACGGATGATGCCGTTGTACTCCTGGTCGGTGCCGGGCAGGAAGCCAGGGACGTCGACCAGCAGCACGATCGGGATGTTGAAGCAGTCGCAGGTCCGGATGAACCGGGCGGCCTTCTCCGAGGCGTTGATGTCGAGGCAGCCGGCGAACTGGGTGGGCTGGTTGGCGACGATGCCCACTGGGCGGCCGTCGACCCGGCCGAAGCCGATCAGGATGTTGCCGGCGTACCCGGCCTGCACCTCGAGGAACTCGTCGTCGTCGAGTAGGCGGGTGATGACCTCGTGCATGTCGTACGGCTGATTCGGGGAATCCGGGATCAGCGTGTCGAGCTCGATGTCCTCGTCGGTCAGGGTCTCCTCGATCGAGCCCTGCGCGGCGGCCACCGGGTAGTGCGGCGGCTCGGCGTAGTTGTTCGGGGGCAG from Mycobacterium sp. DL440 includes the following:
- a CDS encoding acyl-CoA carboxylase subunit epsilon — its product is MSAEVQADVATDEAQADQQANHEAHIKVLRGQPTDAEMAALMAVLGTAGGGDAGPVVRDRNLWGHPVDKLRYSIYSWQRITLWERTHMRR
- a CDS encoding nucleoside triphosphate pyrophosphatase gives rise to the protein MTRVVLGSASTGRLGVLRQAGLDPLVVVSGVDEDAVIASLADAPPERVVSGLAAAKADEVLTQVPAAIAADCVVIGCDSMLFLDRRLCGKPGDVDTARRQWQAMSGRTAQLYSGHAVLVVRDGSVSHRIVDTGVTAVHFGSPTEADLEAYLRSGEPLGVAGGFTLDGLGGWFVDGIDGDPSNVIGLSLPLLRRMLAAAELSIADLWAAGAPL
- a CDS encoding acyl-CoA carboxylase subunit beta codes for the protein MTSVTEPSAEHQVDIHTTAGKLADLKRRAEETLHPVGEAAVEKVHAKGKLTARERILALLDEGSFVELDALAKHRSTNFGLESNRPLGDGVITGYGTIDGRDVCIFSQDATVFGGSLGEVYGEKIVKVQELAIKTGRPLIGINDGAGARIQEGVVSLGLYSRIFHNNIKASGVIPQISLIMGAAAGGHVYSPALTDFIVMVDQTSQMFITGPDVIKTVTGEDVTMEELGGAHTHMAKSGTAHYVASGEQDAFEYVRDLLSFLPPNNYAEPPHYPVAAAQGSIEETLTDEDIELDTLIPDSPNQPYDMHEVITRLLDDDEFLEVQAGYAGNILIGFGRVDGRPVGIVANQPTQFAGCLDINASEKAARFIRTCDCFNIPIVLLVDVPGFLPGTDQEYNGIIRRGAKLLYAYGEATVAKITVITRKSYGGAYCVMGSKDMGADVVVAWPTAQIAVMGASGAVGFVYRSQLKEAAKNGEDVDALRLELQQTYEDTLVNPYIAAERGYVDAVIPPSHTRGYVANALRLLERKIIQMPPKKHGNIPL